GTATCACTTTCTGATGTGCATACTCCACCATCTGCCACAAGCTTGGAAGAAGGTTAAAAATGATGCTATGTCCTCGGGCCTCCAGCCTCACTCTTCTCCACTCTTCACCATGTCCACAGGTACTCCACAGTGCACACAGAAGCACAAGAACTCACAGTGAACAGGCAAAAGCTTGAGGTGATGCCTACCTTGCTAAGCAGTTCTCCTCAGCTGCACATCTCAAGTTATACATGGACATCCTCTGGACATACGTAGACGCCTGGATGTAATAGGGATCCGGGACTAAGTCAGGGAGACCTGCAGTTCATCAAACCAACCACATAACAGCAAGATCAACTCAGGACACGTTTGCAGATATTTGGCTACCATCCCAATCATTAGGAGTCGCCGTTTCCTTTCGGACCCCTGCCCTCCGTCAACCTCGCTCTCCTCCCCTTTGTTAAGGCTCTTTAACTTTTCCCAAAGACCGCATCGCACGCACGACGCCCGGAATCCCGCGGTGGGCTTATCGACGTTTGCCCCGGTCCCTCGGGGATCGCGGCCCGTCGGGCTTCGCCCTCGGGCTTCCCGCGAGCCGGGAGCAGGGCGATCGCCCGTCTGGCCCGGCTTTGCCCCGACAGAGGGCCTGGCAGGGCCGGTTGTCCCCGCAGCGCATCCCGCCGGGACCGGAGTGCGCGGAGCCAGCGGGGCGGCACGGCGGTGCGGGAGGGACGGGAGGGGTGGAAATGAGCTCTTACCGTACTGGAAGTAGCCGGTGCCGTAGCCGGGTCTGTACCTGCTGCCCTGACGCGGCCTCTCGTAGGTGTCGTAGTAGTTGTAGTAGGGGTTATCGTCCGTGTATTTGTAGGGGTTGTAGGGGTCGTCTCCTACCATGACATCTTCCCTCCCGGGCCTGAagctgccgaggggcggcagGCTGCCGGCCCCGGTGCTGCTCTGGTTACCGTCGCTGCCGGTGCCGCCGGCGGGGCTGGCGGAGGCGCTGGGTCGCGGCGCCCCCGAGGAGGCGCTCCTGGCCGCGCCGGCGGCCACAGGGGTGGCGGACGCCTGGCTCCGCTGCCCGGCTGCGGCGCGGCCCGCGGAGGAAGCCTGGTAGCCGGCCTGAAACCAGTGCCGAGCGCCGGAGCCCCCCCGAGTgccggcggcgggcgcgggctGTGGctgcgcggcggcggcgcgggcggcggcTCTGCGGGGCAGCGCCGTGGCGTTGTTCcgcagcagcaggatggggctgcccgccgcctccgccgccTGCCTGCGCCGCGGGGGCTGGTACTGCGAACCCAGACTGAGCAGGCTGTACACCTGCCCGTTGTTCTCCCACTGAATCCGCTGCCTCCAGCcggcgggaggcggcgggggATCCCGGCGCAGcggctgctgctggcagccgGCGGGCCACAGGCAGCTCCAGTAGATGCACGCTTGGAGCTGGGCGAACAGCAGCCCCGGCGACGCGAATCGCatcttctcctctttccttaACGCCGGCGGGTGGAGAGATACGGGCGAAAccggggtggggagggggccgAGCGGAGGGAGAGAGACTCCTTCCCTGCTTGGGATGGGGCCAGGGGAGGTGCGGGAAGTCCGCGGAGTGCGGGTTGCGCCTCTAGAAGGGTCAGGCGGGCAGCGGGGTCTCAGGCGCTGCAGCACTCGGGCGGTGCCATCGGGCCGTCGGGAAAGGAAACGCGGCCTGGGggaggcggcgggagcggcTTTTCTTCTCCCCGGTATTTATAGGCGAGGGGATGCGAATAGGAGCCGGAGCAAACAATCAGCCTCTCATCGTCCTCCGGCCCGCGCTGGTGTCTGGAGcgagggaaggggaagaaggaggaggaggaggaggaggaggaggagagaccAGGGACTTTAAACTTGCTGGCACGCTCGCAAAGTTACACAAGCCCcgctggctgggctggctgcgCCCCCGCCATTTGTTCACGTAATGCTGCTCGAAACGTGCGGCCCTGACAGTCTCCCCACGGCCgtcccccgcccgcccccgcggGGGCGGCTCGGGGGGAGCAGGGCGGCTCGGGCcggcgcggcggcgggggctcctcatcctccctccctccctccttgcctgcctgcctgcctgcctccccCCCGCGCCCCGAGCCGCGCCGAGCCGTGCCGAGCCGAGCCTGGGGCGGGCGGGCGCGCTCAGACACACGTAGGCTGCCAGAGTATGCCGTGGGGCAGCGCCAAAGtatgcaaaggaaaaatgctATTAGCTCATCAGCGCTGGAGAGACTAGAAACGGGGTgacagggagggggaaggggctCTGGCGCGAGAGGAAACATGTTTCTGGAAAATGTGCTGGCCGGCACATCTCccgggctggagcagctgctggggacCTTCGTCTCAGCGCTGAGTAACGGTCGGATCCTTTTAATGACCTCTTCATTAGAAGAAAACCTCCATCAAATAAAGTCTTGACTTTGGGGTATTTTGCGTATGAGTCACACGAGAAATATACTGGCGATGATCCTCCCGGAGTAAGTTTTCATTGAAAAGTGAAATTTCACATGGAAGAGGCTTAACCCCGTCAGCAGAACAAATAAACTGAGTTCGGGCAGTGTCTTCCTGAAATTGTGCTGTGGAAGAGGAGCAGGCTGTGGCCTGAaagcctctccctcccttcctgcttTTGCAAGAGTTCATCGAGGCTGTGTTTTGATAAGTCCAATCACCTGGCAAGGCAAATGAATTAAGATCCATGGATTTCAGCCAAGACTCCTTTTGGGTGTATTTTTCTAAGGGCTGTTTGCTTATGAATCCTTGTCAAGGAACTGAAGAGAATACATAAAAGTTCTCCTTCACTGAAAGTTTGGTGGTGAGGATATTTTCTTAAGTGATTCCTGTCAAAGATGATCAGCCTGGGGCTGGAGGTTTTCACTCTACTCGGGTGGATTCAAGGCAACATCTGACCACTGCTGACTTCCCGAGATCAGGTTAACAATCCACATGTCATTGGCCAGCTGGATATTTGCCACTGCGTTTTATTCTTGATACAGTTCTCTTGTCATTTGTTTTATGGtagtttattttaattgcatgtTACTTCAACTGGTTCACACTTAATAATTGAAAACCAGCAAAATGTGGTCCTGAGTTGTGGCTGTGATGGATTGTGAATGCGGGCCTACAGTGTTGTTGAACTGTGAGCCATAGCACTTGTCTTTAAAGCACTTTCACCACCCTGAAACCAATGGTGCCACCCTGAGTGTCAATGTTACCCTGAAGACAGGTGGACCACTTAGGGACCAGTGCCTGGCATGAGCTGTTCATCATGCCAGGCTCACATGCTCTTCTCTCCATTTCAGGAGATAAGTGTACAGCCCTGTGGACTTCCTTCATTTCCCTGCAGTCACCCAAACATGCTAGAGGGTTAAAATCACTGGGAAATCAGCAGTTAACAGTAAAAATTCTCAGTCTGGAGAACATTGAGAAGGACAGGGCAGGTAAGCAGCAAAGACAGCAAAGTCTTCTTACTTGAGAATACAACCAATAGCAAAGTGGATGCTTCTTACCATTGCTAGCCAGCACCaggctgatgaggagcatctgcTGGTCTGGGCCCAGAACAGTAACTGGTGCCTTTCCACAAGTGGGTTGTGCATAATGGTCTGGTTTGGATCTAGTTTGAGCAGCCTGCTACAGAGGTAGATGGTTTTGGGTTCTCTTATTCACTGCATTTGCAGGCTGCTCGTCCTCTCTGATCTTTTTCATTGTGGCTCTGAAAATATTATTCTCCATTTCAGTATTTGCCCAGAACAATCAGTGACTAAGACTGAGTAAAACGGAAAGGTTGAAGATAGGGAAAATTCAACACTGAAGGAATGAAGTTTCTGTCTTTCTAATCTTCTTCTGAATCTTACTAATGTTACAAACAGCAGGTTGTTGCCCAATGTGTGATATTAGACAATGTTTCCACACAGTGGGATCCCAGCCATTCTTCTCTTGCCtgattaaattacttttttttatgaAACTGGAGAAAGCATATTTGAGGCTAGTATTCTTGCCCATCTGGCAGCCTTTTATGTTGTTTGCCATTTTTCCATAGCACacattttatttgttaattAATTTAGGTTTCATAATGCCTGCAAAGCACTATCAGCATCCCTAGAGAGTCATGTCCTTCACCTTGCATTAGGTGCCTATGTCCATGTAACTACTGTCCTTCCCTCACAGGTTGCCCAGTTACACCAAGTTTTTACATCATGGGTCAGTCTAGACCATCAAAAAGCCTAACTCTGTGACCTGAAGTGTGGAGGTGAACAtttctgcagtattttaaaaagtaaggaTTGAAGGGTTGCTTATTGAGGAGTCATTATGAAAAAATCTTGGAAAGTAGTGGTTGGTTTCAGCTTTTTGCATCTGAGAAAAATTCAGTGTACTCATGTAATTTGCCTAAGTAGATGAAGAACTCACTCTGATTTGTCTGTTCAAGAAGCACTGAGTTGCAACTAGATTATTCAAATTTATCTTGTTTTGTagctcttaaaatatttttatagcttgtcatttttttgcattcaactattaaaaaaattttaattttattgcacAATGGAACACTGTGGATTTTCCTGAAGCTCATTTTAGAGATGGTTCTGATATCTTTATTTAGAAAGTCACTTGTCAGTGCATTGGATTAAAAGGTTCCTAATTATAATGAATTCCCCTTAATAGTTGGAATTAAGATGTAAAGGTATTCTTTACAGTATGTAAACTTCACTAGAAACTAAGAAACTGAGTATTTTCAGATTCAGGTCTGTAATGAGCTTTAAACGAACCAATGTAGTCAGAGACAAGGGTTATAGACTTTTTCTGACATCAGTAGTCTTTGGAGCAGGCtgtaagaatttatttttat
This region of Pithys albifrons albifrons isolate INPA30051 chromosome Z, PitAlb_v1, whole genome shotgun sequence genomic DNA includes:
- the LOX gene encoding protein-lysine 6-oxidase isoform X3, which produces MRFASPGLLFAQLQACIYWSCLWPAGCQQQPLRRDPPPPPAGWRQRIQWENNGQVYSLLSLGSQYQPPRRRQAAEAAGSPILLLRNNATALPRRAAARAAAAQPQPAPAAGTRGGSGARHWFQAGYQASSAGRAAAGQRSQASATPVAAGAARSASSGAPRPSASASPAGGTGSDGNQSSTGAGSLPPLGSFRPGREDVMVGDDPYNPYKYTDDNPYYNYYDTYERPRQGSRYRPGYGTGYFQYGLPDLVPDPYYIQASTYVQRMSMYNLRCAAEENCLASSAYRADVRDYDNRVLLRFPQRVKNQGTSDFLPSRPRYSWEWHSCHQHYHSMDEFSHYDLLDASSHRRVAEGHKASFCLEDTSCDYGYYRRYACTAHTQGLSPGCYDTYNADIDCQWIDITDVKPGNYILKILRNVQENG
- the LOX gene encoding protein-lysine 6-oxidase isoform X1; the protein is MRFASPGLLFAQLQACIYWSCLWPAGCQQQPLRRDPPPPPAGWRQRIQWENNGQVYSLLSLGSQYQPPRRRQAAEAAGSPILLLRNNATALPRRAAARAAAAQPQPAPAAGTRGGSGARHWFQAGYQASSAGRAAAGQRSQASATPVAAGAARSASSGAPRPSASASPAGGTGSDGNQSSTGAGSLPPLGSFRPGREDVMVGDDPYNPYKYTDDNPYYNYYDTYERPRQGSRYRPGYGTGYFQYGLPDLVPDPYYIQASTYVQRMSMYNLRCAAEENCLASSAYRADVRDYDNRVLLRFPQRVKNQGTSDFLPSRPRYSWEWHSCHQHYHSMDEFSHYDLLDASSHRRVAEGHKASFCLEDTSCDYGYYRRYACTAHTQGLSPGCYDTYNADIDCQWIDITDVKPGNYILKVSVNPSYLVPESDYSNNIVRCDIRYTGHHAYASGCTISPY
- the LOX gene encoding protein-lysine 6-oxidase isoform X2, coding for MRFASPGLLFAQLQACIYWSCLWPAGCQQQPLRRDPPPPPAGWRQRIQWENNGQVYSLLSLGSQYQPPRRRQAAEAAGSPILLLRNNATALPRRAAARAAAAQPQPAPAAGTRGGSGARHWFQAGYQASSAGRAAAGQRSQASATPVAAGAARSASSGAPRPSASASPAGGTGSDGNQSSTGAGSLPPLGSFRPGREDVMVGDDPYNPYKYTDDNPYYNYYDTYERPRQGSRYRPGYGTGYFQYGLPDLVPDPYYIQASTYVQRMSMYNLRCAAEENCLASSAYRADVRDYDNRVLLRFPQRVKNQGTSDFLPSRPRYSWEWHSCHQHYHSMDEFSHYDLLDASSHRRVAEGHKASFCLEDTSCDYGYYRRYACTAHTQGLSPGCYDTYNADIDCQWIDITDVKPGNYILKVSVNPSYLVPESDYSNNIVRCDIRYTGHHAYASGCTISP